The Oryza brachyantha chromosome 7, ObraRS2, whole genome shotgun sequence genomic interval ggtttagtctgaTCTATCAGATTACatctatcaaatagtttatatcgtGCTGATGTATcttactcattgttttatcggagtaccagccgataagttatcagtcatcggttCATCGGCTtaatagcaatctagatttgtttagtgtccatcctgacattgctaggcgtaatcttgaactatctcggtttggtccgatcttctacgCTTATTCCTAGTAATCTAGGCTAGAAatgttatagatcttggttgctTGTCAGtcatttatagccgatgatctttgccgatctatATGCTtgtcatatttatatcaatagagtagccgatgaccttattgcattatttttataccaatcggctagATTTACTTACatcggtagttatttatgttgcatcggctcatgagaattacatgcaagttggcTTTGGCCGATCGCAACACattattcattgtttatttaactacTTGCGTTTACATGTATTGGATTCTCAGAcgatccaagcttttaacAGTCGATCGATCAGTCTATCGGCTAAATACTGTTACAGTAACGTCCGATCGACTGGTTTCTCAGTTACCTATCAGCTCGATAGTCGATcagcttgttttactgtttatcttgtcagttgcaggatcaaactgactggcacgcccacgcACCttataagaatttaggtcttgCACTGAAGCGTTCTAAGAAGTGACTCTTAGGCCTTCGGATGTGACACGTCATCGCGATTACATTTCGACGTCAACAAGTTTTTAATGgtgtatctaaaattttggatatTGCTGgatcaacttctatatatatttaaaaaatactaacatgccaatatatatacaatacaAAAGGGTATCATCATATGTTAagagttttccttttttcttcatGGGAACTTTTCACTTGTTTATCGTATATGGGCCTTGAGCTGTTGTTTTTCAATGTAGACAGCAGCCTATCAGGAACGCcctctagatttatatatgatagCCTTCAATATTGACATCACTCTAGGTCGCAATTAATGCTAGGTTTGTCTACATTTCTTCCATAAGGTGCCTAATTTCGATAAAATTTTTCAACATAAGTACTTTTTGAAAGAACCACTTATGCTCCTATAGTGTGCTAGCCGGGGTCATATTACACGGGgtgaaattataatatttagttattttgatctatattaatcatattattagttaaaaataataatattatatgtgttatgACACGTATAAGATCCTgataatttttgttatggGTCGCCACCGGAAAGAGTTAATAGCAAAACCTTCATTCAAGTTTATGATGGTAATTAAAGTCTCCCTAAAATTCAATATTATGAACTATAGTTTCACTTTTTCTCTGTAATAGGCCGCATTCGGGAAGTCCCCCTTAGTTAACTTGCctttctcgttttccacgcgcacgcttcctgaactgctaaacggtatattttttgtaaacaatttatatagaaaagttgttttaaaaaataatattaatctatttatatttttaataattaattaatcatgtactaatctattactatgttttacGTAttgggcataagttaacttataatgtcccgccgaacgcggcctatgtaGTAGAGCCTTTAGATCTTTTCCATCACCTTGTACAAGGTTTGCTCGGGAGTTCACATATTGTTTGATACAATTTGCCCctcaataaaacaaattagcaTCAACATACCACGTTGAGCAAAAGTGATGTATGTACGTAGGTacgtactacctccgtcctaaaataaaccaatttttcactgtttacctataatttttgactctggggtcttatttaatttttttttacgattgatatttttgtttttattagatgataaatcatgaatagtactttacatgtgactacttttttctaatttccaaataaaaaggatggtcaaacgttgaacacGAAAATCGgagaattagttttttttcacagaAGGAGTATGTATCAAGAATCTCTCCACGCAAATATATTAGGAATAGTCATCGTCCCATCCATATCAGACAGATGTCAAAAAAGCATTCTAAAAAACGTTTGAGATTACTATATAAAGCGACATAATTAGTTAAGCATAAGTCTCCAATATTGATGCATGTCACGCTTTTAATATACTTTCTCCGTTTCATAGTATAAGACTATCTAgtcttttctagatttatataaatactaataaatctatatatatatatatatatatacacgcaaGCATTTAGATAAGCGTGTCGCGCCACCGGTAACATTTGTGCTCTCGAAGGTGATGAACAAAGTTAATTTTGCTATTATATTTATCTGCACTAGTAAatattgaaataattaataaagttgtAATTGACGATATTCATTATGTGTGTTTCTAATTTCTTTAGCACTATCTGCTTTGGAGTGAACTGTTGACTACTAAACCAAAATGAAAGTCATTCGACATATATAGCTTTGGCTCAGGAATATACCTTACTTTAACTCAAAGTAGCTTTACTTTAACTCAAAATAGCTCTACTGTAGTTTCTCTGAGGAGAATATCACTGGTGAGTGATAATAGTGTAATAGAATATCGAAGATCAACACTcctaatcttttcgcttctgtttatgcttataagccaaaatttaaattttgagggTTTTATTACCgagtttattttcaacattagcttttagatcgttaagaatatgtatataaaagttttattcgcaaattattcttcatttgtaaatatgtcatttggtttttttccatACAATCACCCCTCCCCctaccccccaaaaaaaaaagaaaacccagTTTGCAGATAAAAAAGATTGCTATCAGAAAAAAATCCTGCATAGTTATACATCACAacgttaaaatattaaaataatatcacAGATTACAGGaacatatttttagaatttggtGTATCCTATAAGCAAAACACATGATTTTGGAATAGAAACGTAGCATACATATCATGAatgttcctttttttaatactAGTAATATAGCCATGCACCACAATAGGTGATATAACTGTGGTGGATTTGACGTGCTCATGTAGAAAagaaactgttttttttttgacaaaccACATGATTGTATCTGGTTTTTGCAACAGCGATGGTTCTCTCGTGACGTGGGGGTGAGGATAAGAACGGACGGCCCTGCTTTTAAGAACCATAGACGATGATATATAATCCTCCCTCAATAtttcaactaaataaatattttatgcatGTAGCACTTcttatctattttaacatgTGACATATCAAATAATCACAACATCATTGCCTAaggccctatttagttccCCAAAATTTTCGCATTTACCCATCACAATGAATCTTTAAACACAtgtatagagcattaaatatagttaaaaaataactaattgcataatttgAAAGGAATTTGTGAGACGAACCTTTTAtgacctaattagtccatgattagccataaatgctaaaGTAGCTCAcacgtgctaatgatgaattaattatccttaaaaattttatctcatGGTTTACAGACAccttatgtaattaatttttttaattagtcgtTAAAATAGTCTTACGATATCctatcaaacattcgatgtgacacccaacacaaaaattttcacgaaTTAAACCAGCCCTAAGCTAAACTAAACTACAACCCATTCATAATTAAACCAACTCACCCCATACCCCTTCCAAACATTCCAATAGCCCTTTTAAATATCCTCCCACCCCTTCCCAAAAGTAGAAACTTCTAAACCCCGTGTTGAGCAAAAAGCACACCCAGGTACCCAACCCATGAACCCTCCCAAAtccaacaccaccaccaccacacacCAAACCCTATAATAACAAGGGGGGATGTCATGTGTGCCCATAACAATTTCATCTGCACCCACACCTGATAGCACCACACCGCACCCTCACccacacttttttttcttcttttttttctcctcagAGCAACACAGCACACGCCCTTCTCTCTTCCCCGTCAAAGCGAGAGCGGAGAGGggagccgcctcctcctcctcctccgtatCACCAgtgaccaccaccaccaccaccagcctttcccttcccttccctccgATCCAATCCCTCTCTGCGGCTGCGCGGGAgcatggcggcggagggggaggccaAGAAGGACGCCGCCAACAACCCTCCCGGCGGAGGGGGAGCGGGAGGGGCAGGggcaggggagggggagagtaACAGCAGcccggtgacggcggcggtggcggtggggcaggagggggagagggcggatcgagagggggaggaggggaaggaggtggaggtggaggaggaggggggcgTGTGTAGGGATCTGGTGCTCGTCGAGGACGCCGTCCCCGTCGAGGATCCGGAGGAAGGTACGGTACGCGCGCGCTCGCGCTTCTCTGCTCCCTGGGTGCTTTCTCGGTAAAATCTTGCGGGGGGAAACCCTACCTAGGGCGCTGCGTGAGAGTATCATGGACTTGTAGCACCGGGAGCCTGTCATCTGTGGCCGTCGTTGGGTAGGAATAGTTGCGGTAGAAACAGATTAGTGGAGGGGTTTGCTCCAATGCTAGGGTTGTAGCTTGTTCTTGCGAATTTAGCTGTGCTAATGCCtgctctcttttttccttttgaggGAGACTGAAATTGTATGTTATGCACTTCagctgctgtttttttttctttttgctacAGATTTAAGTGTACTTTGAAGTCCACTCACTAGGTTTAAGGGGATTTCGACATTTAGTGATCCTTTTTGTTCCTttctactcttttttttttgtctgctGTGCTGCTAAAATCTTAACAAGTCATTCAAGGCACAAAGATTGAGGATACAATCCATctcagagaaagaaaaagatttaGGATACTGTCAGTCCACAAATCAGTTTTGAACCAAGTAGTTTAGATTTTGCTACTTTGTTGTCTGCGTTTGATATGTAATCCTGCAAGAAACCAAAAATTGAAGCCAtatgtctctttttttttcttcctttcccttttgttgtttttctaaTCTTTAGTAACACGGGCCATATAATAAGGATGAGATTTAGAGTTTATTATTGCTTTTCTATCTTTGTTTTGTCAGTATTTGCAATGTCAAGCTGCTTTACTGTTCAGTAGACTTAAGTacttatgcatgcatgtactaaTTTCAGTGCCTATACTTTATTGACTCTGCAAAGTTCTTGGCTTAAAAGAGTGTGTGGTTTTGGTTGACAGCCGCAGCGACTGCAGCACTCCAAGAAGAAATGAAAGTGCTTGTTGCATCTGTCCCAGTTGGTGCTGGGGCGGCATTCACTGCGATGCAACTACAAGAGCTTGAGCAGCAATCTCGGGTCTACCAATATATGGCTGCCCGTGTACCCGTGCCTACTCATCTCGTCTTTCCCATATGGAAGAGTGTTACTGGTGCATCTTCTGAAGGTGCCCAGAAGTACCCAACATGTAGGCTCTTCTAACTTCTACAATAATCTATGTTCTGTTTATGAGAACTGGTTACATGTTTTTTGGAGGTTTCATGATGCATTCCACAAGTACATATGGTAGTTATGTGCAGTTTTTGTAGGGCAACTCTTTAGTGTAATAGCAAGCCCATGGTTTTTCAGCAAACCCtccataaaaatttaatttgttacatGCTATGATATTGAGGGATTAAAGAACTTATTGAATGTAGTGTGATATGCCTTTAAGTACCATATTCTTCCATGTTCTTAGAGTTATTTCAGGCATTCTAATTGATTTGCACTGCTGCAGTGATGGGGTTGGCAACACTCTGCCTGGACTTTGGGAAGAACCCAGAGCCAGAACCTGGGAGGTGCCGGCGAACTGACGGAAAAAAATGGCGGTGCTGGAGAAATGCTATCGCCAACGAAAAATACTGTGAGCGCCATATGCATCGTGGCCGCAAGCGTCCTGTACAGCTTGTTGTTGAGGATGATGAGCCTGATTCTACCTCAGGTTCAAAATCAGCATCTGGCAAGGCCACCGAAGGTGGCAAGAAGACTGATGACAAGAGCTCAAGTAGCAAGAAGCTTGCAGTGGCAGCACCAGCTGCTGTGGAGTCTACATGATTGATGCAGCATTTAGGAGCTGCATAAAGAGCATAACTGTGCTGGCAATTAGAGCTCGCTTCTTATTGTAATCCTAAGACTGTAGTCTGGTCTAGCTATAACCTCATCAAGCAAGAAAAGTGTCTGTGGAAAGAAGCCacaaaaacttttatttagcTGTCACTGAAATTTTCAGTTTAGGTGTATAGTTTGATTTAGCTTTGTCGTGCCTTCTGCCTTCAGGCAGATGATGCGACATTATTGGATAAATCCCCTCTGACTGACAATATCGCATTGAGACTCAAGAAGCCGATGGAAGAATCTTCGAGACTAGATACTAAGCTATTTGTTGTGTATCTTTTTATATGGCCTACACAATTGTGTGATTGTCAGTTGCATAACGTGGAAGATCCATAATTTTATGCACTATGGAGATTTCAATTACCTTCTTGATTGTTTGGGCTTTGACGTGTTATTGGTTATTGTAACTTCAAGCAACCTGAGATGCAATGCGAAAGGGTTTCAGATCAGCTTCTGAGGTTTCATTTTTCACTGTACGTTGCTCATTCTTAGATGAGTAAATAGGCCTCAACATATTTTCATGCATGATATTGGTGTTCGATCTCCATGTCAcagaaaaaacttatttttgggATGAACCTACACACCCATTTGTTCAGATTCATACtagaaattgattttttttaatgaggtGTATAATTTAATGGTGTGAGATCCGTATCATCACTGCATCATTTGGATCACTCTGTATGATTGGATCCTCTTGGATGCATTTGCTCATGCAACCAGCACAAATCTCTCCATGGAGCATTTATTTTGCTAGTTCTGTACTGGATCGAGTTCAATGCTTTTGGTCGCATGGGATTCTAAAGTTTAATGCTTTTTGCCATCCTCAGTACAAGTTTTATAGACACGATTACCTAAAAtgatatgtcatctaaaaagtataaaacaaGAATAAAACACCTatctctcaatgcatagtttcatctattattgtttCTTAGGTTACATATAAGACAAAAGTTGTCTAGGTAACAGTACATAGAAGATTTTATCttcatgaaactcatttcatctctctccaTTAATACTTTGTCACATTATCAAAATTGCCTACATGACACCATATTTATTGTTCATGAAACTTCCATTGAGATTGTCATTGTTTGGAGACAAGTCAGTTAATTCGGCAGAGAGCAAGTCTGGTGCTTTTGCAGCATCATTTACCACTGTGGTTGCCAAAGTGAAACCTGTAAATTTGCCTTGTTTGGAGGTGCTACAGAATCAAATGGAAGCAATGGAGATTTATTTCTGTACCTggtacttgttttttttataggttAATGGCGCCtgatttcaaaaataatacaataaaTTAACTGTTCCGTACCTAGGACACTCATAACCAGCTCGAAGTGAGGTCATTTTGgctttttaatggaaaaataaaaacgatatatttgtaattgaAAAATAGTTCGTGagtagaacttttatatacgtgttattatgatttgaaggttaagactgaaaaataatctatgatgagaaaaccccaaaatcaactataatttaagattaaaaatttaaattttagcttataagcataaatataagtgaaaagaaaatggtgCTATGCATGAATTTTGTcgataaaaaactaatcatCCAATCTGTTTGGGTTTCCGAAAAACAGATGGCCAGGATCGAGTAAACCGGGCTAGAATGTTTACTCCAGACGTTATAGTCAATCATTTTCTTAACAATGAAAATTAACAAAGCTATTTTAAGTTACACCGAAAGCATTTTACACCATCCGTTGTTACTCTTACCTCTTGGATGGTAAAAATGTcatttattgtaatttaaatGCTATTGAAGGTAATTGTTTTAGACTCATAAGGAATGCAGGAGTGTTTCATGAATTGGATATTAAAAATCgtaattatattaaataaaataaatgtacctattttgaattaaaattttactatatttaaatactatgaatttgaattatttttaattttaaagatgattatctttttttcaaattagtaTTAGTGTGTAAAAGGTAATTTCAAATCCTCAAAGTTATATGCACGTACATCTTATATaggaattatttaaaatatgatgttttgacAAAAtgattcaaatattttgaaattaaaaccaattttatttttgtacatCATGTAtacttttctagatttataaccaccatttatttgttttataaagcTCGATAATTGTTGCACATTCCTTGTTTGTATGATTTAAGTTTGGAAAGCATGATTATGCATTTTAATACTTTCCTTGGATGTTATGTTTTATTAGTtaagatatgaaaataaataaaataaatcaataatcaaTATTGATCGCTAGTTCTTAGTTCTTACCTCTAGGAGGGAAGATGGGGTACTCTAAAAGAGCTCAAAtcaggggctgtttagtttgaaaaaaattttggaaaagtgtcacgttaaatgtttgaccggatatcggaaggggttttcggatacgaatgagaaaacgaatttcacggctagcttgaaaaccgcgagacgaattttttgaacctaattaatctgtcattagcacatgttggttactgtagtacttatggctaatcatgtactaattaggctcaaaagattcgtctcaagatttcttccgtaactgtgtaattagttttttggtttatctatgtctaatgctttatttaggtatccaaagatttgatgtgatgtttttggaaaaaaaattggaaactaaacaagacctcaATATAGCTTCTGCATTGAGCATGTATCCCCCCAAAGATGAGTCAACTGTGAAATCAAGGCCAATTGTTCTTGACGACTGCTTCATGTGCAGAACATCCGACAGTAAACAAGAGCAGCGATAGTTCTAGAGTAAATTATGCCAAAAGTTTCCTAGCCGATCACTAAACTCTGAGTTACcctattataatttaataatggAATTATAATCTTTGGTATTCGTACCAACTAAGAATCAAGGCCAATCATGACTTTTCAGTCTCCTagtgcaaactaaacaagacttattatattatataataataaattaataatcaatatatataatttatatatgtgaattATTATGGTAAACATTTAAACATTGTACATGTTAcctcaaaaatttataatatgggCTCTGGGATATAGGGGGCCTATGGGGCGGCCCCCTCCCCTGCCACTAAGAATATACAGAGATATAATTTAAACCCTGGTGAATAAAGTAATGTATGGACGAATCCACTCTCATATTTCGAATCGGACTTGACAAAACTTCAAACCTCCCTAGAGATTTTGATTagtcatttcattttttttattcagcTAAAGATGCTGAAGTGGTGATCCATCAATTCACTTGGGTAGTTACAtataaatgcatttttttgaCACTCTACCCAGACGAGATAGCAGTCATTTCTTCTGAACCGCAATGCAGAGCGGAAGAACTACTACTGGAGTTTTATCCCACTCCTGTTTTATCCCATTCCTACCTAAAATAGGACGGCAAGTTGCATTTCACCCTTGGTCTACTTGAGGTTTGCATTAGTAGAAACCATATGACCAAAGTTAATAAATCAACAATTTGCTACTAAAAAGCTAACTAGTCT includes:
- the LOC102702953 gene encoding growth-regulating factor 11 — translated: MAAEGEAKKDAANNPPGGGGAGGAGAGEGESNSSPVTAAVAVGQEGERADREGEEGKEVEVEEEGGVCRDLVLVEDAVPVEDPEEAAATAALQEEMKVLVASVPVGAGAAFTAMQLQELEQQSRVYQYMAARVPVPTHLVFPIWKSVTGASSEGAQKYPTLMGLATLCLDFGKNPEPEPGRCRRTDGKKWRCWRNAIANEKYCERHMHRGRKRPVQLVVEDDEPDSTSGSKSASGKATEGGKKTDDKSSSSKKLAVAAPAAVEST